One stretch of Tenacibaculum sp. MAR_2010_89 DNA includes these proteins:
- a CDS encoding GNAT family N-acetyltransferase, with the protein MIIFETERLLVRKLVLRDLNPFYELESNPLVLQYATGEVKTLTECEKELKELIVKYDQPNNDFWIYAIERKADNEFIGTVALVKDGEDDEIGYRFLEKYWGKGFASEICASLITYCRAFGMKKLVGYVVDDNIASAKIIERHNFKIVKKFVSEDIGLPETKYELYL; encoded by the coding sequence ATGATAATTTTTGAAACGGAAAGATTACTCGTTAGAAAACTTGTTTTAAGAGATTTAAATCCTTTTTATGAGTTAGAAAGTAATCCATTGGTTTTGCAATACGCAACAGGGGAAGTAAAAACACTAACTGAATGTGAAAAAGAACTAAAAGAGTTGATTGTTAAATATGATCAACCTAATAATGATTTTTGGATTTATGCTATTGAAAGAAAAGCAGACAATGAGTTTATAGGTACTGTTGCTTTGGTTAAAGATGGAGAAGATGATGAAATTGGGTATCGTTTTTTAGAAAAGTATTGGGGAAAAGGATTTGCTAGTGAAATTTGTGCAAGTTTAATTACCTACTGTAGGGCATTTGGAATGAAAAAATTAGTGGGCTATGTAGTTGATGATAATATTGCATCTGCTAAAATTATAGAACGCCATAATTTTAAAATTGTTAAGAAATTTGTTAGTGAAGATATTGGCTTACCAGAAACTAAATATGAACTTTATTTATGA
- a CDS encoding ABC transporter substrate-binding protein — translation MQTKSIIKIKEKINSLLLIFTIVLILVSCKNEKSNFTETQVFRYNEHSNITSLDPAFAKDQRNIWAVNQLFNGLVQLDDSLHIQPDIAKSWTISNDGKKYKFTLRKDVFFHPHTLFGEEKTRSVNAVDFEYSFNRLLDKNVSSPGGWVLQNVDSFKAVNDSTFYINLKQPFPPFLGLLAMKYCSVVSKEAIEYFGDTFRANPIGTGPFQFKLWVENTKLVLRKNPLYFEKDFQGNQLPYLEAVAVTFLPDKQSEFLQFIQGNLDFMKSLDASYKDDILTTNGTLKEKYVDEIQMQTGPYLNTEYLGIYLEGEKSLPTQSKYIRQAINYGFDREKMIKFLRNGIGIPALNGFIPKGLPSFNNQTGYSYNSAKAKKLVEQYIEETGSKTPEITITTNSNYLDLCEFIQRELQKIGLQTKVDVIPPSTLRQGKASGKLPVFRASWIADYPDAENYVSLFYSKNFTPNGPNYTHFKNEYFDFLYELSIKEVNNKKRYTLYQKMDSIIINEAPIVPLYYDEVIRFSQKNIRGLGINPIDLLNLKRVKKTKK, via the coding sequence TTGCAAACAAAAAGTATTATAAAAATAAAAGAAAAAATAAATAGTCTTTTATTAATTTTCACAATTGTATTAATACTAGTTTCATGTAAAAATGAGAAAAGTAATTTTACTGAAACACAAGTGTTTCGTTATAATGAGCATTCTAATATCACATCATTAGATCCTGCTTTTGCAAAAGATCAGCGAAATATTTGGGCTGTTAATCAGTTGTTTAATGGATTAGTACAGTTAGATGATAGCTTACATATACAACCAGATATAGCTAAAAGTTGGACTATTTCTAATGATGGAAAAAAATATAAATTTACTTTAAGAAAGGATGTTTTTTTTCACCCGCATACACTGTTTGGAGAAGAAAAAACAAGAAGTGTAAATGCTGTTGATTTTGAATATTCATTTAACAGATTGTTAGATAAAAATGTAAGTTCACCTGGAGGTTGGGTATTACAAAATGTAGATAGTTTTAAAGCAGTAAACGATTCAACTTTCTATATCAATTTAAAACAACCATTTCCGCCATTTTTAGGTTTATTAGCAATGAAGTACTGTTCAGTGGTTTCTAAAGAAGCTATAGAATATTTTGGAGATACATTTAGAGCAAATCCAATTGGTACGGGTCCGTTTCAGTTTAAATTATGGGTTGAGAATACGAAATTAGTATTACGTAAAAATCCGTTATATTTTGAAAAGGATTTTCAAGGAAATCAATTACCTTATTTAGAAGCTGTGGCTGTTACTTTTCTTCCTGACAAGCAAAGTGAGTTTTTACAATTTATTCAAGGTAATTTAGATTTTATGAAAAGTTTAGATGCTTCTTACAAAGATGATATTTTAACTACAAATGGTACTTTGAAAGAGAAGTATGTTGATGAAATTCAGATGCAAACTGGGCCTTATTTAAATACAGAATATTTGGGTATTTATTTAGAAGGTGAAAAAAGCTTGCCAACTCAATCTAAATATATTCGACAAGCAATTAATTATGGGTTTGATCGTGAAAAGATGATTAAATTTTTACGTAATGGTATTGGTATTCCAGCTTTAAATGGATTTATTCCAAAAGGATTACCATCGTTTAATAACCAAACGGGATATTCTTACAATTCTGCAAAAGCTAAAAAATTAGTAGAGCAATATATCGAAGAAACAGGAAGCAAAACACCTGAGATAACGATAACTACTAATAGTAATTATTTAGATTTGTGTGAATTTATTCAAAGAGAACTGCAAAAAATAGGGTTACAAACTAAGGTTGATGTAATTCCTCCATCTACATTACGTCAAGGTAAAGCAAGTGGTAAGTTACCTGTTTTTAGAGCTAGTTGGATTGCAGATTATCCAGATGCTGAAAATTACGTGTCATTGTTTTATAGTAAAAACTTTACGCCAAACGGACCTAATTACACTCATTTTAAAAATGAATACTTTGACTTTTTATATGAACTATCTATTAAAGAAGTAAATAATAAAAAGCGATATACCTTATATCAAAAAATGGATAGTATTATTATTAATGAAGCTCCCATTGTTCCTTTGTATTATGATGAAGTAATTAGATTTAGTCAAAAAAACATACGAGGATTAGGTATTAACCCCATTGATTTATTAAATCTGAAACGTGTTAAAAAAACGAAGAAATAA
- a CDS encoding DUF4442 domain-containing protein — protein MYATISSILKKFLKESTIFKYGFNLSPMYRRSTGRITSVSDDLFMVKVKIPISYKNKNYVGSIFGGSLFSATDPVFMIQLMHILGNDYVVWDKNATINFKRPVKENGYVDFIFTKEEIENIKERVTKENEIDLVKKIQVLNKEGSTVFVEVSKTIYIANKKYYKNKRKNK, from the coding sequence ATGTACGCAACAATTTCATCTATTTTAAAAAAGTTTTTAAAGGAAAGTACTATATTTAAGTATGGCTTTAACTTGTCGCCAATGTATAGGAGGTCTACTGGTAGAATAACAAGTGTTTCTGATGACTTATTTATGGTTAAGGTAAAAATTCCTATTAGTTATAAAAATAAAAATTATGTAGGTTCAATATTTGGAGGTAGCTTGTTTTCTGCTACCGATCCTGTTTTTATGATTCAGTTGATGCATATTTTAGGAAATGACTATGTTGTTTGGGATAAAAATGCGACGATTAATTTTAAAAGACCAGTAAAGGAAAATGGATATGTTGACTTTATTTTCACCAAAGAAGAGATAGAGAATATAAAAGAACGTGTTACAAAAGAAAATGAAATAGATTTAGTAAAAAAGATACAAGTTTTAAATAAAGAAGGTTCTACTGTTTTTGTAGAAGTATCTAAAACCATATACATTGCAAACAAAAAGTATTATAAAAATAAAAGAAAAAATAAATAG
- the mtaB gene encoding tRNA (N(6)-L-threonylcarbamoyladenosine(37)-C(2))-methylthiotransferase MtaB, whose amino-acid sequence MNADKKVAFYTLGCKLNFSETSTIARNFVNEGFNRVEFEEKADVYVINTCSVTDNADKRFKSVVKSALKQNEEAFVIGVGCYAQLKPEELANVDGVDLVLGATEKFNVTSYINDLTKNDIGEVHSCEIEEADFYVGSYSIGDRTRAFLKVQDGCDYKCTYCTIPLARGISRSDTLENVLKNAKEISEKGIKEIVLTGVNIGDYGKGEFGNKKHEHTFLELVQALDKVEGIHRLRISSIEPNLLKDETIDFVSKSNTFVPHFHIPLQSGSDTLLKKMKRRYMRKIYTNRVTKIKEVMPNACIGVDVIVGFPGETDELFLETYNYLSEMNISYLHVFTYSERPNTEAVEMDGVVPKNIRAKRSKMLRGLSVKKRRAFYESQINNTLTVLFESENKEGYIHGFTENYVKVKTPWNPELVNTLHKVTLTKIDEDGIVRFEFC is encoded by the coding sequence ATGAACGCAGATAAAAAAGTAGCTTTTTACACATTAGGATGTAAATTAAATTTCTCAGAAACTTCTACAATTGCTAGAAACTTTGTAAACGAAGGCTTTAACCGTGTTGAGTTTGAAGAAAAAGCAGATGTATATGTTATCAATACATGTTCAGTAACTGATAATGCTGATAAACGATTTAAATCAGTAGTGAAATCTGCCTTAAAACAAAATGAAGAAGCTTTTGTTATAGGTGTTGGTTGCTATGCGCAATTAAAACCTGAAGAGTTAGCTAATGTTGATGGAGTAGATTTAGTATTAGGTGCTACCGAAAAATTTAATGTTACCAGCTATATTAATGATTTAACAAAAAATGATATAGGTGAAGTTCATTCGTGTGAAATTGAAGAAGCTGATTTTTATGTAGGTTCTTATTCTATTGGAGATAGAACCCGTGCTTTTTTAAAAGTTCAAGACGGTTGTGATTATAAATGTACTTATTGTACTATTCCGTTAGCCCGTGGAATATCTAGAAGTGATACTTTAGAAAATGTTTTGAAAAACGCCAAAGAAATTTCTGAAAAAGGAATTAAAGAAATTGTACTTACTGGTGTAAATATTGGTGATTATGGTAAAGGGGAATTTGGGAATAAAAAACACGAACATACCTTTTTAGAGCTAGTACAAGCTTTAGATAAAGTAGAAGGTATCCATCGTTTACGTATTTCTTCTATTGAGCCAAACTTATTAAAAGATGAAACTATCGATTTTGTTTCAAAATCAAATACGTTTGTTCCTCATTTTCATATCCCATTACAATCTGGTAGCGATACTTTATTAAAAAAAATGAAGCGTCGTTATATGAGAAAAATATACACCAACAGAGTTACAAAAATTAAAGAAGTAATGCCAAACGCTTGTATTGGTGTTGATGTTATTGTTGGTTTCCCTGGTGAAACAGATGAATTATTCTTGGAAACTTACAACTATTTAAGTGAAATGAATATTTCTTATTTACATGTTTTTACATATTCTGAAAGACCAAATACAGAAGCAGTTGAAATGGATGGTGTGGTACCTAAAAACATTCGTGCAAAACGTAGTAAAATGTTACGTGGTTTATCTGTTAAAAAACGAAGAGCTTTTTACGAAAGTCAAATCAATAATACGTTAACTGTTTTATTTGAAAGTGAAAATAAAGAAGGGTATATACATGGTTTTACTGAAAACTATGTAAAAGTAAAAACACCTTGGAATCCAGAGTTAGTTAACACCCTTCATAAAGTTACCTTAACTAAAATTGATGAAGATGGTATTGTTCGTTTTGAATTTTGTTAG
- a CDS encoding antibiotic biosynthesis monooxygenase has product MIEDTLKPPYYAVIFTTQLSETIEGYYEMAEKMDELAKKQDGYLGVESARSDVGITVSYWKNLEAITNWKNNIEHTEARDIGRDKWYKKYQLRICKVEREYGFEKK; this is encoded by the coding sequence ATGATTGAAGATACACTTAAACCGCCTTATTATGCAGTGATTTTTACCACTCAATTATCTGAAACCATTGAAGGGTATTATGAAATGGCAGAAAAAATGGATGAGTTAGCTAAAAAGCAAGATGGATATTTAGGAGTTGAGTCGGCAAGAAGTGATGTTGGAATTACTGTTTCTTACTGGAAAAATTTAGAAGCAATTACTAATTGGAAAAATAATATTGAACATACCGAAGCAAGAGATATAGGAAGAGATAAATGGTATAAAAAATATCAATTGCGTATTTGTAAAGTAGAACGTGAGTATGGATTTGAAAAAAAATAA